CCATGTACTGGGCCATCCAGCCGGTGGGCGCGCTGGCCACCACCCGGGGGATGCCGATGAGGCTGGAGAGCAGGGCGTACTGGGTGGCGGTAAAGCGCTTGTCGGTGAGGGTGGCCATGAAGGCCAGGAAGGCCGCCGTGCCCATGCCCGAGGCAAGGTTCTCAAAGGCGATCACCGCGGCCAAGGCCCATATCTGGTGGCCGATGTAGGCCAGGGCCGCGAAGCCGGCGGTGGAGACCGCTTGCAGAATGCCGAAAATCCACAGGCAGCGCCGGATGCCCAGCTTGAGGATCACCACCCCGCCGAACAGCCCGCCGCCCACCGTGGCCCAAAAGCCGAATAGCTTGACCACCGCCCCGATCTCGCTGTTGGTGAAGCCGGTGTCCAGGTAAAAGGGGATGGTCATGGTTGAGGCCATGGAGTCGCCGATTTTATATAGAAGCACGAAGGCCAGCAGGCCCAAGGCCCCGGAGCGTTGGAAATACTCCACAAAGGGCTCGATCACCGCGTCCCTGAGGCTGGTGGGGGTGCCCCCGGGATGGGGCGGTTCGCGGCAGAGCAGGGTGGTGATGATGCCCACGCCCATGGCCGCGGCCATGATCATGTAAACCTGGGTGAAGCCGATGTGGTCGGCCATGATCATGCCCCCGCCGCTGGCCAGGAGCATGCCCACCCGGTAGCCGTTCACGTACAGCGAGGAGCCCAGGCCCAGCTCCTCGTCGCTCAGGTCCTCCCGGCGGTAGGCGTCCACCACGATGTCTTGCGAGGCGCTGAAAAAGGTGACCAGCAGGGCCACCAGGGCCAGCACGGTGGGGGCCTTGGCCGGTTCGCTGAAGCCCAGGGCCACGATGGCCCCGGTGAGGAGCACCTGGGCCACCAGCAGCCAGCCCCGCCGCCGCCCCAGGAAGGGCAGGGTGTAGCGGTCCACCAGGGGGGCCCAAAGGAACTTGAGGGTGTAGGGCAGGCCCACCAGGGCCATGAGCCCGATGGTGGCCAGGTCCACGCCCTGGGCGCGCATCCAGGCCTGCAAGAGGGAGATGGTTAGGAGCAGGGGCAGGCCGCAACTGAAGCCCATGAGCAGGGCCACCAGCATGCGGGGGCTGAATATCTGCCGGATGATGCCGGGCATGGCTCAGCCCCGCCGCCGTGGCGGCTCAAGGTTGTTGCGATTTTCCGGGATGTGAACGCGCGGGAGCTGGGGCGCGGCGGTCCTCATCACTCTACGCTGACGATCTCCAGCAGGCGGACGCCGCCCGGGGTGCGCACCGAGACCTCCTCGCCCTCTTCCTTGCCCAACAGGGCCTGGCCGATGGGAGAGGTCATGGAGATGCGTCCGGCGGTGGCGTCGCTCTCGGCCTCGCCCACGATCTGGTAGGAGAACTCCACGTCCCCGTCCACGTCGTAGACCGTGAAGCGACAGCCGAAGACCACCCGGCCGTTGGGGTCGGGCAGGGGATCAACAATCTCGGCCACGGCCAAGAGGTTCTTGATCTCGGCGATCTTGCTCATGATTATGGCGTTGCGCTCTTTGGCGGCGTGGTACTCGGCGTTTTCCGAGAGGTCGCCGTGGGCCCGGGCCTCTTCGATGGCCTTGACGTTGGCCGGAAGGTCCACCTTGCGCAGTTGGTCCAGTTGGTCTTGCAGACTTTTGTGGCCCTCGCGGGTGAGTAGGGTGCGCGACACCGTAACTCCTTACCTGGGGCGGCCCTAAAAAATAAACGGGCAGCCGGGGTTCAAGAAACGGCGCGGACGAAAGCGTCCGCGCCGCCGTGAAAAGGAGTATAACACCAACCTCCCGCCTACTCAACGCCGCCCTTTGTTCAAGCGCGGGGCCAACTTGTTAAGACCGGGGGGCGATGTTATACTAGGCCTCCTGTTCTTGGAGGGGTGGACCGGGGAACCCCCTGAAAGCCCTGGAGCATTTTGCCCCGGCTGAGGCTTGACAGCCGGGGCGGTTTGCTATAGTCAACAGCAGGCCCCAAAGGTGGTCGGACTAATGAAGATCGCGGTGAAGGACATTCAGCCGGAAGGCCTCGCCGTAAACTTCAGCGATAATGCCGCTCAACCGGGGGACCTGGGTCCGCAGGTGGAGGCCATAGCACAAGCGCCCCGGGCCGAGCTTCGCCTGGAACGCGAGGGCGATCTGGTCTTTGCCAAGGGCAGCTACGCCGCGGAGCTGGTGCTGGCGTGCAGCCGGTGCCTGGGGCCCGCGCCCCTGGGCCTGGAGGGCACGGTGGACTGGACCTTCCGGCCCCTGCCCGAGGACGCGCCCGAGGAGTTGCGCCTGGCCGGCGAGGAGATGGAGCTGTCGTTTTATAAAGACGGTGTCATCGACCTGGCCCAGGCCCTTCGGGACGAGTTGGGCCTGGCCCTGCCCATGGCCCCCTTGTGCAGCCAGGCCTGCCCGGGCCTGTGCCCCGTGTGCGGCAAGCCCATTGAAGAGGGCAAGGCCTGCTGCGCCGAAGAGAAGATCGACCCCCGCTGGGCCAAGCTGGCCCAGTTGAAAAAAGAGTGAGTTTGCAACCAACGCGGCACGACCGCGATTAAAGCCGGAGACATTAGAAAATGGCCGTTCCCAAAAGACGTCATTCCACCACCCGCGGCAAAAAGCGGCGCTCCCACGACGCCATCGCCCTGCCCAACACCGTGGCCTGCCCTCAGTGCGGCGAGCCCAAGATGCCCCACCGGGTGTGCCCTTCCTGCGGCACCTACAAGGGGCGCCAGGCGGTGCAGACCGAGGAGTAGGTACTAACTTCTCATGCGCATAGCCCTGGACGGTATGGGGGGCGACAAGGCCCCTGAAGCGGTGGTCAAGGGAGCGGTGCGCGCCCTGAGCGAGAACCCGTCGGATGTGGAAATCATCCTGGTGGGCCAGCCCGAAGCGCTGGAGCCGCTCTTGGAGCGCGAGAGCTACCCCAGCGACCGCCTACATCTGCATCCGGCCACCCAGGTGGTGGCCATGGACGCCTCGCCGGGCACCGCGCTCCGGCGCTTGCCTGATTCCAGCATCCGGGTCTGCTACGACCTGCACAAGAGCGGCGAGGCCGACGCGGTGATCAGCGCGGGCAACTCCGGCGCGGTCATGGCCCTGGGCGTGGTGATCATGGGCCGCTTGGCCGAGGTGGACCGCCCGGCCCTGGCCTCGGTGTTCCCGGCCCTCAAAGGAGCCACCCTGCTCATCGACGTGGGGGCCAACGTGGATTGCACCCCGTTGATGCTCCTCCAGTTCGGCTACATGGGCAGCGTGTACGCCGAAAAGGTCATGGGAGTGCCCTCGCCCAAGGTGGGGTTGTTGTCCATCGGCGAGGAGCCGGGCAAGGGCAACACCGTGGTCAAGCAGGCCGCCGAGCATCTGAACAACAGCGGCCTGAACTTCATCGGCAACGTGGAAGGCCGCGACATGTTCGTGGGCGAAACCCAAGTGATCGTTTGCGACGGTTTCGTGGGCAACGTCTGCATCAAGCTGGTGGAAGGCTTCGCCGACACCTTTGAGTATTTTTTCCGGGAATACATGTCCCACAGCATCAAGGGCCGCCTGGGCGGCCTGTTGCTGCGCGAACAGTTCCGCGACGTGGCCAGCCGCCTGGACTACTCCAACTACGGAGGCGCCCCCCTGCTGGGCATCAACGGGGTCGGGCTCATCGCCCACGGCGCTTCCTCGCCCAAGGCCATAGCCACGGCGGTCAAGGTGGCCGCTGACGCGGTCCGCGCCGAAGTGACCCGCCACCTGGCCGAAGGCCTGGAGCAATACCGCGGCCGCCTGCTGGGGCAGGGCTTCCTCGACTGAGCCCCCTCGCCCCCCGGCGGCAACCATCACTGGGGAGATACGATTCGATGGACTATTTCTTCACCGAAGAGCAGGAGATGATCCGCGACCTTTGCCGGCAGATCGCCGAAGAGCGCATCAAGCCGGTCCGGGCCGAGTTGGATGAAAAAGAGCAGTTCCCCAGCGAGATCATGAAGGCCCTGGCCCAGGCGGACCTGTTCCAGATCATCATCCCCGAGCAGTACGGCGGCTTGGGCGGCGGGTGCCTGGAAAACTGCATCGCGGTGGAAGAGCTTTCCCGCGCCTGCTGCGGCGTGTCCACCAGCTATGCCGCTTCTTTCCTGGGGGCTTACCCCATCCTGCTCTACGGCTCCGAGGCCCAGAAAGAGAAGTACCTCCCGCTCATCGGCAGCGGTGAGCAGTACTGCGCCTTCGCCCTCACCGAGTCCGCCTCCGGCTCCGACGCGGGCTCCATTGCCACCGAGGCCAAGAAGGACGGCGACTCCTACGTACTGAACGGCTCCAAGCAATGGATCACCAACGGCGGCGAGGCGGGCATCTACACCGTCATCGCCATCACCGACCGCTCCAAGGGGCCCCGTGGGGCCAGCGCCTTTATTGTGGAGGCGGATGACCCCGGCTTCAGTGTGGGCAAGAAAGAGACCAAGCTGGGCATCCGGGCCAGCGCCACGGCCGAGCTGATCTTCAACGACTGCCGCATCCCGGCCGATCGCCTGGTGGGCCGCGAGGGCCTGGGTTTCGTGGTGGCCATGCGCACCTTTGACAAGTCCCGCCCCGGCGTGGGCGCCCAGGCGGTGGGCGTGGCCGCGGGCGCCCTGGACGAGGCCGCGGCCTTTGCCCGCACCCGCAAGCAGTTCGGCAAGCCCATCATCACCTTCCAGGCCGTGGCCCACATGCTGGCCGACATGGCCACCGAGATCGAGGCGGCCCGCGCCCTGGTCTACTGCACGGCGCGTTTCATCGACTCCGGGGCCAAGGACTTCTCCAAGGTCAGCGCCATGGCCAAGGTCTTCCCCTCGGACGTGGCCATGCGGGCCACCACCAACGCGGTGCAGGTCCTGGGCGGCCACGGCTACATGCGCGACTATCCCGTAGAGAAGATGATGCGCGACGCCAAGATCCTGCAAATCTACGAGGGCACCAACCAGATCCAGCGCAACGTCATCGGCCAGGAGCTGAACAAAGAGTACGGGCGCAAGTAGGTTCCGGGAGCACTGCCTAATGAAGATCGCGGTTTGCATCAAGCAGGTCCCGGATACGGCCAACGTCAAGCTGGACCCCGAGACCCATACTCTCAAGCGCGAAGGCGTGGAGAGCATCGTCAACCCTTTTGATCTGTTCGCCCTGGAGGCCGCCCTGCGTATTCGGGAGCAGGCCGGCGGCGAGATCGTGGCCGTTTCCATGGGCCCGCCCCAGGCCGAGTCGGTCTTGAAAGAAGCCGTGGGCTACGGCGTGGACGAGTGCCTGCTCTTGAGCGACCGGGCCTTCGCCGGGGCTGACACCTGGGCCACCACCGCCGCCTTGGCGGCCGGAATCCAGGGCCTGGGCGACGTTGACCTGGTGGTCTGCGGCAAGCAGGCCGTGGACGGCGACACCGCCCAGGTGGGGCCGGGCATCGCCCGCCGCCTGGGCATCCCCCACGTGGCTTTCGTAAAAGGTTTCCGCGAAATGGCTGACGGCCGCCTGGTGGTGGAGCGCCAGATGGACGACGGCTTCGACGTGGTGGCCCTGCCTCTGCCCGGGCTCATCACCGTGGTGCGCGAGGTGGGCGAGCCCCGGCCGCCTTCGCTAAAGGGTAAGATGCGGGCCAAGAAGTATCAGGTGCCCATGAAGGGCGCGGCCGAGCTGGGCCTCACGCCCGAGCAGGTGGGCCTGGCCGGCTCCTACACCCAAGTGGTCAAGGTTTTCGCGCCCAGCGTGTCCGGCGACCGCAAGAAGCTCACCGGGCCGCCCCAAGAGACCGGCGCCTCGGTAATCGACGCCCTGGTGGAAAACCAGGTCATCATGCTGGGGAGCTAGGCGCATGGGCGTGATCATCGACAAAGAGTTGTGCACCGGCTGCGGCTCCTGCGTGGACGTCTGCCCCTTCGAGGCCCTGGAGCTCATCGACGACAAGGCGCAAGTCAACGACGCCTGCACCCTGTGCGGGGCCTGCGCCGACGAGTGCCCCGAGGGCGCCATCACCGTGCCCGAGGTGGAGCGCGCGGCCGACGAGCGCGCCGCCAGCGCCAAGGGCGTGTGGGTCTATGCCGAGCAGCGCGGCGGGGCCATGCCCGAGGTGGTGGCCGAGCTGTTGGGCCAAGGGCGCCGCCTGGCCGACGAACTGGGCGTGGAGCTGGGCGCGGCCTTGTTGGGCGCGGGCCTGGACGGCCTGGCCGGCGAGCTCTTCGCCATGGGCGCGGACGTGGTCTATCTGGCCGACGACCCCCGCCTGGGGCAGTTCAACGACGATCTTTACTGCGAGGTCCTGGCCCGGCTCATCACCGAGCACCAGCCCGAGATTCTCTTGGCCGGAGCCACCTCCCTGGGGCGCAGCCTGATTCCCCGCGTGGCCACGGCCGTGGCCACCGGGCTTACGGCGGACTGCACCGGCCTGAGCATCGATCCGGACAAGCGGCTTCTGTTGCAGACCCGCCCGGCATTCGGCGGCAATATCATGGCCACCATCGTCTGCCCCGCCGCCCGGCCTCAGATGGCCACGGTGCGGCCCCGGGTGATGAAGCAGAGCCCGCGCCAGGAGGGCCGCGAGGGCCGCTTGGTGACCCTGGATCTGAAGCCCGAGGACAAGGCGGCAACCGAGGTGCTGGAGGTGGTTCAGGCCATCGACGACCAGGTGAACCTGGTGGGCGCCGAGGTGGTGGTCTGCGGCGGGCGCGGCCTGGGCAAGGCCGAAGGCTTCGAACTGGTGCGCGAGCTGGCCACGGCTCTGGACGGGGTGGTGGGCGCCACCCGCGGGGCGGTGGATTCCGAGTGGATCGGCCACGCCCATCAGGTCGGCCAGACCGGCCGCACCGTGGCCCCCAAGCTCTATATAGCCTTGGGAGTGTCCGGCGCTGTGCAACATCTGGTGGGTATGCAGGGCTCCGAGACCATCGTGGCGGTCAACAGCGACCCCAACGCGCCCATTTTCGACGTGGCTCATTATGGTATAGTAGGTGACTTGTTCGAGGTCGCGCCGGCCATGCTGGCCCGCCTCAAAGAGTTGCGCGGCCAGGCCTAGAGCGCCGCGCCAAGGGAGGGCGACAGTTTGACTGAGCAAGGCAAGGTACATCTGATCACCGGCGGTTCCCGGGGCATCGGGCGGGCCATCGCCCTGGCCCTGGCCTCGGCCGGCGACGTGGTCTACTTCAACCACTTCGACCCCGACGATAGCGCGGCTGAGCAGACCGTGGCCATGCTCAAGGACGCGGGCGTCACCGCCTTTGGCCAGAAGTTCGATATCTGCGACCAGGCCCAGTGCCAGGCGTGGGTGAACGGCGCCTTCGAGGCCCAGGGCCGGGTGGACAACCTGATCAACAACGCGGGCATCACCATGGACGGCCTGCTGGTGCGCATGAGCGCCGAGCAGTTCAACAAGGTCATCCAGGTGAATCTGGTGGGCGCCTTCTACTGCTTGCAGGCGGCGGCCAAGCTGATGATGAAACAGCGCGGCGGCTCCATCGTGGGGCTGGCCTCCATCGCCGGGCAGATCGGCAACCCGGGGCAGGCCAACTACTCTGCCTCCAAGGCGGGGCTCATCGCCCTTACCAAGACCGCGGCCAAGGAGCTGGCTCCGCGCGGGGTGCGGGTGAACGCGGTGGCGCCTGGCTTCATCGAGACCGACATGGTCAACACCATCCCCGAAAAGCTTCAGGAGGCCATGAAGGCCATGATCCCCATGGGCCGGGCCGGCCAGCCCGAGGACGTGGCCGACGTGGTGGCCTTCCTGTGCTCCGATGCTGCCAGCTACGTCACCGGGCAGGTGATCGCCATCAACGGCGGCATGATGATGTAAGGCCCTCTTGGGCGAAGATCGGCAACGCCGCCTTCGGGCGGCGGACATATAGGGATTCAAAGACACGGCGGGCCCCCCGAGGCCCTGACACAAAATGGGAGAATAGGTTTCATGGACGACATCAAGGCAAAAGTCAAAGAGATCATCTGCGAGCAGCTTTCCGTGGCCCCCGAGGACGTGGTGCCCGAGGCATCTTTTGTCGACGACCTGGGCGCGGACTCCTTGGACTTGGTGGAGATGATCATGGCCATGGAAGAGGCCTTTGACGTTTCCATCGCCGACGAGGACGCCGAAAAGATCAAGACCGTCCAGGACGCCTGGGATTACATCGAGAAACTGAAGCAGTAGTAGCCTAGCTCCAGGGAGGGACCCCGGACGGGCGCGGTTTTTCCGCGCCGCCGGCGGGCATGGCATCGGGCGTTTAAGGAGTGATCGTGCAGCGCAGGGTGGTCGTAACTGGATTGGGGCTGGTGACGCCGCTGGGCACCGGCGTGGAAAAGACCTGGGAAGGGCTAAAGGCCGGCAAGAGCGGCATCGGCCCGATCACCAGGTTCGACGTTTCTTCCTTCAAGACCCAGATCGCGGGAGAGGTCCCTGACTTCGACCCCGAGGAGTGGGTGCCCAAAAAGAAGATACGCCGCCTCGATCCTTTCATTCATTTTGCCATCGGCGCGGCCAAGATGGCCTGGGAAATGGCCGGCTTGCCCGAGACCCTGGACGACGAGGTGGCCCCCCGGGCCGGCTGCATCCTGGGCGTGGGCCTGGGCGGCCTCATCACCCTGGAAGAGACCATCCGCATGACCGAACGGGATGGCTACAAAAGGGTGAGCCCCTTCTTCATCCCCAAGCTCATCGGCAACATGGCCCCGGGCGAAGTTTCCATGATCCACAATCTTCGCGGCACCAACCTCTGCGTGTGCACCGCCTGCGCGGCGGGCACCCACGCGGTGGGCGAGGCCATGAAGAACATCCAGCGCGGCGCCACCGACCTTATGGTCTGCGGCGGGGCCGAGGTGGTCTGCACCGCCACGACGCTGTCGGGCTTCGGCGCGGCACGGGCCCTCAGTACGCGCAACGATGATCCCCAGCGGGCCAGCCGCCCCTTTGACCGCGACCGCGACGGCTTTGTCATGTCCGAGGGCTCGGGGGTGCTGATCCTGGAAGAGCTGGAGCACGCCAAGGCGCGCGGGGTGCCCATCCTGGCCGAGCTGGTGGGCTACGGCCTCAGTTCCGACGCCTACCACATGACCGCTCCCGACCCCACGGCCCAGGGCTTCGTGCGCTGCATGCAGATGGCCCTGGAGGACGCCGGCGTCAACCCCGAGGAGCTGGACTACATCAACGCCCACGGCACCTCCACCGACCTGAACGACGCCACCGAGACCAAGGCCATCAAGATCCTGTTCGGGGACCACGCCTACAAGCTGGCCATCTCCAGCACCAAGAGCATGTTGGGCCACATGCTGGGGGCCACCGGCGGGGTGGAGGCGGCGATCAGCGTTTTGGCCCTGCGCGACCAGATCATGCCGCCCACCACCAACTACGAGAACCCCGATCCCCAATGCGACCTGGATTACGTGCCCAACCAGGCCCGCGAGGGCAAGATCAAAACCGTGCTCAGCAACTCCTTCGGCTTCGGCGGCACCAACGCCAGCGTCCTGTTCAAGGTCTACCAACCCTAGGGCGGGCGCGCCGGGCGCGGCCGGAGCTTTTATACAGCGGAGGCTCGCTCATTTGGACTCCAGACCATCCAAGGACGCCTACTATCTGAATCTGGCCCGCGAAGTCAGCCACCGGGGCACCTGCCTGCGCCGCCGCTACGGCGCGGTCATCGTCAAGGACGACCAGATCGTCTCCACGGGCTACGCCGGAGCGCCGCGCGGGGTGGCCAACTGCGTGGACCTTGGCGTGTGCATGCGCCAGGAAATGGACATTCCGCCGGGCCAGCGCTATGAGCTTTGCCGCTCGGTGCACGCTGAAATGAACGCCGTTATTCACGCCTCCAGGGCTCAGACCCTGGGGGCGGTGTTGTATCTGGCCGGTATTGAGGTGGCCGACGGAAAGCCCACCAAGCATCCCGAGCCCTGCCTCCTTTGCCGGCGGGTGATCATCAACGCCGGCATCGCCGAGGTGGTGGTGCAGCCGCGCGACTCGGAGGTCATTCACCTGGACCCCCAGGACTGGATCGACGAGGAGAATCGCGCGGCCAAGCAGGGACTGGCCGCGCCCAAGGTTTTGCCCATGGCCTAGGCTTAGGCGAGGGAAGGGGAGGAAGCTCGTGAGGTGCCCATACTGCGGCAAGCTGGACAACAAGGTGGTGGATTCGCGCGTCAGCAAGGACGCCTCGGTGATCCGCCGCCGCCGTCAATGCCTGGACTGCGACCAGCGCTTCACCACCTATGAGCGGGTGGAGGAGATGGAGACCTACGTGGTCAAGAAGGACGGCAGCCGCGAAGTCTACGACCGCGCCAAGCTCAAGAACGGCATCCTCAAGGCCCTGCACAAGCGGCCGGTGTCCATCGAAAAGGTGGAGTCCTTCCTGGACGCCCTGGAGACCGGTTTCCAGGAGCGCGGCGCCCGCGAGATTCCGGTGCGCGAGCTGGGCGAGGCGGTGATGAACGCGCTCAAGGAGATGGACGACGTGGCCTACGTGCGCTTCGCCAGCGTGTACCGCGAGTTCCGCGACGTGGACGAGTTCATGCGCGAGGTCAAGAAGCTCCTGGCCCAGCGCGAGGAAGACCTGCCAGGGGCCTGATGCCTTTTTCCGATCCACAGCCTATGGACGCCCACTTCATGCTACGGGCCCTGGCGCTCACCCGCCGGGGCCTGGGCTTTTCCTCGCCCAATCCGGCGGTGGGCGCGGTGGTGGTGGCCCATGGCCGCATCGTGGGCCAGGGCTGGCACGCCAAGGCCGGCACCCCCCACGCCGAAGTGCACGCCCTGGCCGACGCGGGCGAGGCCGCCCAGGGAGCCACCATCTATGTGACCCTGGAGCCCTGCCATCACCAGGGCCGCACCCCGCCCTGCACCAGCGCCATCCAGAAGGCGGGCATCGCCCGGGTGGTCTACGGAGCCTCGGACCCCAACCCCAAGGTGGCTGGAGGCGGCGGGCAGTTCTTGGCCGCGCAAGGCCTGGAGGTCACCCCCGGCGTCCTGGCCCAGGCCTGCGAGCGTGAGCACCGTTTTTTCATGACCCACATCACCAAGGCCCGGCCCCACGTGATCCTGAAAACCGCGGCCACCCTGGACGGCAAGACCGCCACGGCCACGGGCCACAGCAGGTGGGTCACCGGCCCGGCCAGCCGCCGCTACGTGCACCGTTTGCGCGGCTGGATGGACGCCATCATGGTGGGCTCTGGCACGGCCCTGGCCGACGACCCGGAGCTGACCTGCCGTCTGCCAAGGGGAGGCAATCCCCTGCGCGTGGTGGTGGACAGCCGTTTGCGCCTGCCTTCCACGGCCAAGGTGCTCTCTCCCCAAGCGCCGGGCTGCCTGGTGGCCTGCGGGCCGGAGGCATCGCGGGAAGACGAGCAGCGGCTGATTGCCGCCGGGGCCGATGTGCTGCGCCTGCCCGCCGGCGAGTCGGGCGGGGTGGACCTGAGCGCCTTGCTGAAGGATCTGGGCGCGCGGGGCATCACCAGCCTGTTGGCCGAGGGCGGGGCGGGCCTAGCCTGGGGCTTGTGGTCCGCTGGCCTGGTGGACGAGGCCATGTACTTCTACGCGCCCAAGGTGGTGGGCGGGGCGAGCGCCCCCTCCATGGTGGCCGGGCCCGGGGTGGAGACCATGAGCGATGCCTTCCGAGTGTCGCGGCCCGTGATGCGGCGCTTCGGGGATGATGTTATGCTTTGCTTTGGAGCGAAAAATGAGCCCGCAACCTGAGCATACACATCATGAGGAGAGAGACATGGGCGATAGCTTCGGCTGGGTGGAGCTGACCACCGACGATCTGGAAGCGGCCAAGGATTTCTACGGCCAGGTTTTCGATTGGAAGATGGAGTCCTTTGGCGAGGCTCCCATGCCCTACTACATTGTCAAAGCCCACGGCAAGAGGCGGGGCGGCATGATGGCCAAGACCAGCTCCCGCACCCCGGTGGCCTGGACCCCCTACGTGGAGGTGGACGACCTCTCGGCCACCTGCGACCGGGTGGAGCGTCTGGGCGGCCGCATCCTCAAGCACAAGACCGCCATTCCCGGCATGGGCTGGTTCGCGGTGGTGCACGACCCCCAAGGCGCGGTCCTGGGCCTGTGGCAGTCGCGCAAGGGCTAGACGAAAGGGGTTAGGCCTTGTTCACCGGATTAGTGGAAGGCACCGGCACCCTGGGGCGCATCAGCCCCTCGGGGCCGGACAGCGTGCTGAGCATCTCCCCGCCCTGGCCGGTGGGGGAGACGGTCCTGGGCGAGTCCATCGCCATCAACGGGGCCTGCCTCACGGTAACCCGCATCACCGGCGAGGGCTTCACCGTGGACGTGTCGGCCGAGACGCTCTCGCGCACCACCCTGGGCAAAATGAGGCCCGGGGCCAAGGTGAACCTGGAGCGGGCCATGCAGTTGGGCGACCGCCTGGGCGGCCACCTGGTCAGCGGGCACATCGACTGCGTGGGCGCCATCGCCAAGCGCGAGGAGGTGGGCGGCTCCACCCGCTTCGAGGTGACCATCCCTCCCGAGCACCTGCGCTTAATGGTGGAAAAGGGCTCCGTGGCCGTGGACGGCATCAGCCTCACCGTGAACTGGGTGGGCCCGGACCGCTTCGGCCTGAACATCATTCCTCACACCATGAGCGCCACCACCCTTAATCTTGCTAAGCAAGGCGATTCTGTTAATATTGAGACCGACTTGATCGGCAAGTACGTGGCCAGGCTGCTGAATCGCGATGAAGCGGAAAATGGCCAGGATCGTTCCGGCCTGAGCGTCGAGGACTTGAGGCGCGCGGGCTGGTAGCCGGGGGCCGGCGCCCCCAGGAGCGGGGCCGTGCAAGGGGTGGAGTTCACAGGCTACTATCCCGGGGTGATCGGCGAGATCACCCGCCTGCACGCCGTCTACTATGCCGACAACTGGGGCTTTGATTTGTCCTTCGAGTCCCAGGTGGGCCGGGAGCTGGCCGAGTTTCTGGCCCGCTTCAACCCGGCCCGCGATTTTTTTGTTGCCGCCCGGGGCCCCCAGGGCCTGGCCGGAGCGGTGGCTCTGGACGGCGAGTTCGCCGAGGGAGCCAGGGTCCGCTGGTTCATCGTGGACCCGGCCATGCAGGGCAGCGGCCTGGGCCGCGACCTGCTGGACATGCTCCTGGGTTTTGCCCGCGCGGCGGGCCACCGGCGACTGTTCCTGTGGACCTTCCAGGGCCTGGAGGCCGCCCGCAAGCTCTATGAGCAGGCCGGTTTCGTCCTGGACGAGGAGCACCGGGTGGAGCAGTGGGGCGACGCCATCATCGAGCAGAAGCTGGTGCTGGAGCTGTAGGCCCCGCCGACTAGAGTAGAGTTTTCCAGCCCGCGCGGCTGATCATGTTAGGAGAAAGTTCATGCCCCTGGCCAGCATCGCAGAGGCCATCGAGGACATACGCAACGGCAAGATGGTCATCCTGGTCGACGACGAAGATCGGGAGAACGAGGGCGACCTCACCATGGCCGCCGAGCTGTGCACCCCCGAGGCCATCAACTTCATGGCCAAGTACGGCCGGGGCCTCATCTGCCTCAGCCTCACCCCGGACATGGTGCAGCGCCTGGGCCTGCCGCTGATGGTGCGCGACAACCAGTCGCCCTTTGAGACCGCCTTCACCGTGTCCATCGAGGCGCGCAAGGGCGTGACCACCGGCATCAGCGCCCAGGACCGGGCCGTGACCATCCGCACCGCAGTGGACCCGGGCGCGGGCCCGGCCGACCTGGTGAGCCCGGGGCACGTATTCCCCCTGCGGGCCAAGCGCGGCGGCACCTTGGTGCGCACCGGCCAGACCGAGGGCTCGGTGGACCTGGCCCGCCTGGCCGGCCTCACCCCCTCCGGGGTGATCTGCGAGATCATGAAGGACGACGGCACCATGGCCCGCATGCCGGACCTGGAGGAGTTCGCCGTGGAGCACGATCTCAAGAT
This window of the Desulfarculaceae bacterium genome carries:
- the nrdR gene encoding transcriptional regulator NrdR; the encoded protein is MRCPYCGKLDNKVVDSRVSKDASVIRRRRQCLDCDQRFTTYERVEEMETYVVKKDGSREVYDRAKLKNGILKALHKRPVSIEKVESFLDALETGFQERGAREIPVRELGEAVMNALKEMDDVAYVRFASVYREFRDVDEFMREVKKLLAQREEDLPGA
- the fabF gene encoding beta-ketoacyl-ACP synthase II yields the protein MQRRVVVTGLGLVTPLGTGVEKTWEGLKAGKSGIGPITRFDVSSFKTQIAGEVPDFDPEEWVPKKKIRRLDPFIHFAIGAAKMAWEMAGLPETLDDEVAPRAGCILGVGLGGLITLEETIRMTERDGYKRVSPFFIPKLIGNMAPGEVSMIHNLRGTNLCVCTACAAGTHAVGEAMKNIQRGATDLMVCGGAEVVCTATTLSGFGAARALSTRNDDPQRASRPFDRDRDGFVMSEGSGVLILEELEHAKARGVPILAELVGYGLSSDAYHMTAPDPTAQGFVRCMQMALEDAGVNPEELDYINAHGTSTDLNDATETKAIKILFGDHAYKLAISSTKSMLGHMLGATGGVEAAISVLALRDQIMPPTTNYENPDPQCDLDYVPNQAREGKIKTVLSNSFGFGGTNASVLFKVYQP
- the fabG gene encoding 3-oxoacyl-[acyl-carrier-protein] reductase is translated as MTEQGKVHLITGGSRGIGRAIALALASAGDVVYFNHFDPDDSAAEQTVAMLKDAGVTAFGQKFDICDQAQCQAWVNGAFEAQGRVDNLINNAGITMDGLLVRMSAEQFNKVIQVNLVGAFYCLQAAAKLMMKQRGGSIVGLASIAGQIGNPGQANYSASKAGLIALTKTAAKELAPRGVRVNAVAPGFIETDMVNTIPEKLQEAMKAMIPMGRAGQPEDVADVVAFLCSDAASYVTGQVIAINGGMMM
- a CDS encoding dCMP deaminase family protein, with product MDSRPSKDAYYLNLAREVSHRGTCLRRRYGAVIVKDDQIVSTGYAGAPRGVANCVDLGVCMRQEMDIPPGQRYELCRSVHAEMNAVIHASRAQTLGAVLYLAGIEVADGKPTKHPEPCLLCRRVIINAGIAEVVVQPRDSEVIHLDPQDWIDEENRAAKQGLAAPKVLPMA
- the acpP gene encoding acyl carrier protein, with translation MDDIKAKVKEIICEQLSVAPEDVVPEASFVDDLGADSLDLVEMIMAMEEAFDVSIADEDAEKIKTVQDAWDYIEKLKQ
- a CDS encoding electron transfer flavoprotein subunit alpha, coding for MGVIIDKELCTGCGSCVDVCPFEALELIDDKAQVNDACTLCGACADECPEGAITVPEVERAADERAASAKGVWVYAEQRGGAMPEVVAELLGQGRRLADELGVELGAALLGAGLDGLAGELFAMGADVVYLADDPRLGQFNDDLYCEVLARLITEHQPEILLAGATSLGRSLIPRVATAVATGLTADCTGLSIDPDKRLLLQTRPAFGGNIMATIVCPAARPQMATVRPRVMKQSPRQEGREGRLVTLDLKPEDKAATEVLEVVQAIDDQVNLVGAEVVVCGGRGLGKAEGFELVRELATALDGVVGATRGAVDSEWIGHAHQVGQTGRTVAPKLYIALGVSGAVQHLVGMQGSETIVAVNSDPNAPIFDVAHYGIVGDLFEVAPAMLARLKELRGQA